CTAATTGAGCAGGAAGTTCACAGGGCGTACTAGGAATGTATGTTCTACAACCCTCATAAATGTTggtaaaatatttcttcaatggCTCCAGCTTGACTACACCCACTTGCTTGCTCAAGGCTTGAACAGCGGCATCAAAGGCACCAGCGGCAACTAGGACAGCAGGCAGTTTAGAATTCTTGATCCAAATGGCTGTTTCAACTTCCTGTGCTGGAGAGGTAATTTCGCCTTGCTCAACTTCTTCAGGTAACTCTTCTCCCACATCCAAATCTTCGTCACCCAAATCCCAGGCACCTTCGTCTTCACCAATATCCTCATCgttaaagttttcttcGCCTAGTGGTTCTTCTTGCTCTTGAGTGGTGTTTACTGCTGGAGTTTCATCGTCTATAGTCAAATCGTCAATTTGACCTAAAACAGCCTTTTCAAAGTAAGATAGTTCAGCCTCTTTTAATGGCCATTTTTCAAGTGGCTTTGAGATCACTGGTCTTTGAACGAAGTTGGAGGCATCCATCTGGTCTGGTAAAGTAACATCTTGTTCATCAACTTCAGCTTGCTCCAAGAAAGCAGAAGCAGCCGCTTCATCTCCGTTAGCCTTTGCTACGGCATAAGCTAATGGTAAAGAGCCGCCCTCTGCAAAAATGCTAGATCTTTCCTTGGTTGAATTGTTGTAAAAGGTGTTTAATAGCATACTTCCAAAGTCTTCACGAGTCTGAGCgatattttgcattttaGATAGTTTGTTAACGTCACCTGTAACTAAATACAGGAAGGAAAGTTTGTCAAAAGAATGTTGAGTTTGATAAATCATTTCAGCTAAGCTGGCATTACCTTGTGCCAAGGCTTCTTGGATTAATCTTTCCCAAGTACTAGAATCATTCAGTTTTTTGGCTTCATCTAAGGCAACATCCAAATTACCGTATTCCAAAGCTAAATCAAAACGGATATGTGGGTCTTGAACGAATTGTAAAGCAATTTCTGGGTAACCTGACTTCTGCAGATAGGAAATGATATTCTGGCCAACCAAATTAGAATCTTTTATCAGACGTAAAACTTCTGGGAAATTTTTGTTAACCAGGGCCTTTTTGAAGCGATATTCTGTAGGATCAATGGTTAAAATTTCAATCTCACCTTCACGGTTCAAGCAGTACACTAATTTTCCCTGAACTTTTGTGATATATAAAGTTTTCTCCAAAGTTTTAATAATACCTCTATCCCCGTTCAATAGTGAGTACCTTATATGATTTAAAGTTGAATAAATTAATACACCAGTTTCATCCCAAGCGGCACTTTTGATTCTAATCGTTTCATGCATAGAATTAATCAATTCTAGCTTTTTGGTAGCCAAAGTTATGGTGTGCTTACTCATCAATGCAACATATTGACCATCTAAGGACCACGAAACGTACTTGACGTTTTTAACAGCCAATTGGGATACTTTTTTGCCCTGTTGGACATCATAAAGAATAACTTCTCTGGGGTGTATGACCAAAACAGATCCAGGACCTGCAGCTACAATAGTTCTTACTGTTTCCTCTactttgatatttcttgTAACTTTGTTTTCGAGAGAGCGAACTTCAACAGATTCAGTGTTCTTGTTGTAAACAACAAATCTATTACGACCAACAAAAGTAGCAAAATTACCTGTATCTTGGGTGACACTTGTTGGCTCCACAGCTCCAACTGGTTGTTTTGGTAAAATAACGAGAGCAAATTTGCCATTAGCTTCATTAACCAAAACTGAATGTTGGGAGGGATTGTACGATATACTTCTGAATGCATCCCAAGGTTGACCAATACCCTTTAAGGACGCATAAGGTAATGAAGCGACTCTTTTCTGGAAATTGAAACTTTGGATTTGCTTTTCCGCATTGACAAAAAACAACTGGTTTTGATGGATAAAGCTGCATGGTCTTTCGCGATCGAGCTTGAAAACCATAATACCAGAATCGTGAGCTGCACCAAATAGATTGATATGAGGATGTGCTGCAATCAACCAAAATCTATCgttttctcttttgaattGCTTTACTGGAGTTCTCTTGTCAAGATCCCAAACCCTTAGCGTTTTGTCTTCACCGACAGAAATGATCAAGTTTTGATGTGGGTGAAAGATAACACTATCAACATTGTTAGTGTGACCTCTGCAAGTATCAACTTCCCAAGCTTTCGTAGCACTCATTCTCCATAATTTAACTTGACGGTCGTCACTGCCGGAGACAATCAATGGTAAAGTTGGATGGAAAGAGGCCCAGTTGACACCTCTTGTGTGACCCTCTAGAATAAACTTGACAACACAGTCACCAAGAGAGCCATCCAATAGATTTTGTTGTGCACTCATTTGCTCCTCAAATGAACTAGTACCAGGAGCGGAGTGTCTTTTCCTTAAACCGGAAATATCCCAAATTCTGATGGTTTCATCCAGAGAAGCGGAAACGATCAGGTCATCGGTTGGATGAAATTGAGCACACATGACAAAATGATTGTGGCCGGTCAAACATGCAATTTCCTTACGGTTTTGCCAGTTCCAGATTCTTATGGTCTGGTCATCAGAAGCAGATATGATCCAAGGCAGCTCACGGTGGAAAAACACGGTACGGACATAATCCAAATGCCCAGTTAAGGTGTATAGACATTTGTTAGTATCTAAGGACCAAACTTTAATGGTATAGTCGTCACCTGCCGAAACAAAAATCGGTTGGGTTGGATGGAAATCTAGCCCACGAACAGGGCCCTCGTGGTCTTCAAATCTGTGAAGTAGTGTTCCCATCCTGTAATCCCATAATTGAATAGTAGAGGAAAACAAAGCCACCAAAACCCAAGGTCTGGAGGGGTGGAAGGCAATGCCCTTGGCCCTAGTGGACTTTGATTCAAATTTAGTTaacatcttcatcttgATCCAGTAATGAAATGAACAAAGACACtacagaagaaaaaaagtatactGATTTCAGGTTAAATAAACCGCGAATTTGTAAACAGGTATGATAAtgtttttattcaaaagtGTAAAGGGaagataaaataaaaagaaaaaactttatATCTTAAGCAAAGAAGGGGGTAAGTAACAAATGTTTGGAAAATCCTGCTGGTTTCGCCAATTCTATGATTTACCTAATTGCAATGCCTCTTCAAACAAGTTTGTGGTCCCTGTATGCTACTGAATCGAGGCTCAATCGTCACAGTCTCGAAGACGGATCTGTTATTTATTCAAGTTGGCAAATTGTCGATTTCGTTTCGTGTTGTCGAAATTTTCGGTCGCTCTGTACGTCGTATAAATGCTGACAATAAGAATAATAGTTAAGAGTACATACTAAATTATGTGTTACAATATACTAGATGAAGGCTCGTCAACGAGGCAAGCAATGGTTGGAACTACTCGTCCACAAGAGTGGCAGTTTTTTCGTCGAACTTCAATAGGCCTTTCCGCTCCTTTAGTTTGGCCTGTACTAGCACAAGTAGGTTGTATAAGATAGAAAGAGTGGGTGTAGCGACGCCGTTTCTTTTCGCGATTCTTATGGGGTTGCCTAGGATGACTTCTAGCTCCATCAATTGGCCCTTCTCGCAGTCCACGCACATGGATGGCTTGAACACCTTTTTCCTGGTAATCTCTGTAAACATCGTTATGAACTCCTCTTCGATAATGATGCCTTCACTCGCCGCAATGGCGATGATCTCCCTCATGGCAGGGTGGAACACTTCAATTTCTGTGCTCTTCTTGTTAACCCCAAACTCCAGGCAACGCGGAACGTCTAGCCCCACAAGTGCCGTGGATGTGTTGATAGCTGCATTGTAGAGCAACTTCTTCCACCGAGAGTAACGGACCCTAGGGTCAAATTCGACAAAGTTTTGCCCCTCGTTGCTGTACATCCTGACGAAGTCGTTGGCAGCCTGGATAGCAGCAGCGTCCTGTGGATCAAAAGCTCCACACGATAAGTGGTCCTGGCCCACTTGACTGATATGGCCTGACCCGATCTTAGTGGATCCGATTAACTGGATGCCAGAAAGCACCGTGTAACGATACTGCTCTCTGGGAAATTCCGCCCATATCTCCTTCTCAATATCGATTCCGTTCTGTACCAGTAAAATGTGTGTCGTCAATTGCGGCCCATGTAGCTCTTTATTCTTCTCAAGCACAGGTCTGATGATGTTGGACACCCTTGAATTAACGGGCCCATCTATGATGTTCTTGGTAGTCACTACAATATAGTTGTATCCTTGGTTGTCTGCGGCAGAAGCAGCGTCCTCGACGCTGCTGTAAATATGGTGGGGTCTCCAACCTTCTAACCGGCCATAGTCACATGATTCGATTGTGTAGCCATGCTTCAATACCCTATCGTAGTCAGATCTGACTACCAAGGAAACGTCGCTCTCCTTCTTAAGCCACAACGAAAGCGCAGTAATGACCCCAACGCCACCTGCCCCGATAACTAGTATTCTAGACATTTTCGACATTAGCTTATGCCAACTTGTATCCTGGCACCGGGACTGTAGTTTATGAGGTATATCAATATGTCCTAATTAAGGCTATATAATTTGGTATTACTATCACTTGCCACGGGgaaactgaaatttttttcgtttcgCCACCAAGAAAGGCTAATTGAATACAGTTCAAGAGGTTGATATAGCTAAGTGGGCATGAAGGTTATGAATTGTAATTGGAGGTGCGGCAAGTGTGCAAGACGGGTAAAGGAGAGTATAGAACGATGTCTGCTAAAGTTCCATCTAACGCCACGTTTAAGAACAAGGAAAAACCTCAAGAGGTTCGCAAAGCCAACATCATCGCTGCACGTTCTGTTGCAGATGCCATCCGTACTTCATTGGGTCCCAAGGGTATGGACAAGATGATTAAGACATCTCGTGGAGAAATCATCATCTCTAATGATGGCCACACCATTCTAAAACAGATGGCCATTCTGCATCCGGTGGCCAGAATGCTAGTAGAGGTTTCTGCCGCGCAGGACTCGGAAGCCGGTGATGGTACCACTTCTGTGGTGATCTTGACCGGAGCTCTATTGGGTGCTGCTGAGAGGCTGTTAAACAAGGGCATCCATCCAACCATCATTGCGGACTCCTTTCAAAGTGCTGCGAAGAGATCTGTCGATATTCTTTTAGAAATGTGCCATAAGGTTTCGTTGAGCGATAGAGAACAGCTGGTTCGTGCTGCATCCACTTCTTTGAGTTCCAAGATTGTGTCTCAATACTCTTCGTTTTTGGCGCCCTTGGCAGTGGACTCCGTATTGAAGATATCTGATGAAAACTCTAAGAATGTTGACCTGAACGATATCAGACTGGTCAAAAAAGTTGGTGGTACCATTGATGACACAGAAATGATAGATGGTGTGGTCTTGACACAAACGGCAATCAAATCTGCTGGTGGTCCGAcaagaaaggaaaaagcaAAGATTGGGTTAATTCAATTCCAAATATCTCCTCCAAAGCCCGACAcagaaaataatatcatcGTTAATGACTATAGACAAATGGATAAGatccttaaagaagaaagagcGTATTTGCTAAATAtctgtaaaaaaattaaaaaggCCAAGTGTAACGTGCTGTTGATTCAGAAATCCATCTTGAGAGATGCGGTAAATGATTTGGCTCTTcatttcttgtcaaaattGAACATAATGGTGGTAAAGGATATCGAGAGAGAAGAAATCGAGTTTCTGTCGAAGGGCTTGGGTTGTAAGCCAATTGCTGATATAGAATTGTTCACCGAAGATAGATTGGGTTCCGCTGATTTAGTTGAGGAGATCGATAGCGATGGTTCCAAGATAGTTAGAGTAACTGGTATAAGAAACAATAATGCAAGACCAACCGTCTCTGTTGTTATTCGTGGTGCAAACAACATGATCATTGATGAAACAGAGCGTTCCCTCCATGATGCACTATGTGTTATTCGTTGTCTAGTGAAAGAGAGAGGTTTAATCGCTGGTGGTGGTGCTccagaaattgaaatatcCCGTAGGTTGAGTAAGGAAGCAAGGTCTATGGAAGGTGTACAGGCTTTTATTTGGCAAGAATTTGCCTCTGCTTTGGAAGTTATTCCAACGACTTTGGCTGAAAACGCAGGTTTGAATAGTATCAAAGTTGTCACAGAATTGCGCTCTAAGCATGAAAATGGTGAATTGAATGACGGTATCTCTGTTAGACGATCTGGTACTACGAACACCTATGAAGAACACATCTTACAACCCGTACTTGTTAGTACAAGTGCAATTACCTTAGCGTCTGAATGTGTTAAATCCATCTTACGTATTGATGATATTGCATTCAGCCGTTAACATGGGTTTCCCAGTATCCATATGTTTAtgcatatatacatatatatgttgATTTAGTGTATTTTCCACTACataaaaactaaaaaacattcaaaatgaaaagtcAGGacccttttcaaaaaggatCGCAATTATACTATTTTAAAAGTTTAAAAGCGTTTCTCTTTAATGCGTAGGATACTCCGCTCATTATTGTGGTCGTGGCGGTTACATACCCTAAATAGCTAAAGGCCTTTTGAAAGTCCTGTTTTCTATCTTCGAAATCCTCCTCGGTTTTTTCACAGCCCTCTTCTTTCTCATataaaagtaataataCTCCAGATCCAAGATATACCATTTGGAAAAACGTGTTCCATTTTGATAGTTGGGAAGGTCTGACCTCAGCGCTGGGATAGCGAACAATATCCCAATAGGAATTCCATGCCACACGACCAGGATATTTCAACTTTAAAGTGCTATATCGTATAAACAAAGCACTTATGGCTAGTAGCACATCTCTACCCAGAATTATCGCCGCAATAGATACCGGTATAATCTGAGGGCCGGATGGTACAGATAATGCCAAAGTTGTTGTGATCATGAGTAGTTTATCTGCAAGTGGATCTAATATGGTTCCTGCAATGGTTTTCAGGCCGTATTTTCTTGCTATATACCCATCCATAAAATCAGTGATGCTGGAAAATGCAAACAAACCTAATGCTGGGGTCAAATTATTCGTTATAATGAAGAGTCCGATAAAGGGTGTACATCCTATTCGTGATAAAGTCAAAATGTTGGGAATATTGAGCAACTTGCTCTTTATATGAGGAGTTTTACTCGGATTGGTAGCATATTCCCTCCTAGTGAGATCTCTGAAAAGATTGTAATTTAATTGCGGGTTTACCTTAAAGCGTACAGTTAACCCTGATAACACATGATAGAATGGCCTTTTCGGTATAGTTCTCCGAAGTAATGCGGAGCATGAATAAATGGGCACCATTTGAATCATTGACTAAATTATTAGGGACCAAACTATGCTACCAGGCCTGCTTGTTTCTCAATTGCCTCctttctatattttttcaattgtaaATATTGTATACTCCCGATTAAGAGGATGGCTTCATGAATCGAGCTTTTTCACACTCCAGTTTCGGAAATAGTCGCCGCACAATGATTCGAAGACATGACTGTGAAGTGTTGGTTGACATTTAATATGGTTTCATGTAAGAGATCCCAGAGCTACGGACTtggctttttcttcctgTAATTGTTTGCCAAACGTTGGGTAAACGCACATATAAGTATATTTTACTTTCCTTCTCCCTTCGtcagtttttcttttgctgtAATATATTGTTCTCAAAAGTTGTTTGGTATACAAAAGTGCAAGGTTTTTACTGGTTGTTACAGGTTCAGAGTTCcaataaagaagatattaGAACGATCTTATCAATATTATCCAATTTCAACTAATATGAATGTATTAGTCTATAATGGCCCAGGGACTACGCCAGGATCAGTTAAGCATGCTGTTGAAAGTTTACGTGACTTTTTGGAACCCTATTACGCCGTCAGTACTGTCAATGTTAAGGTATTACAGACAGAACCATGGATGTCAAAGACCTCCGCTGTAGTTTTTCCTGGTGGTGCCGATCTTCCTTACGTTCAAGCTTGTCAACCCATTATTTCTCGATTGAAACATTTTGTTAGCAAACAAGGTGGTGTCTTTATCGGATTTTGTGCAGGAGGTTACTTTGGCACCAGCCGTGTAGAATTTGCTCAAGGTGACCCTACAATGGAAGTATCAGGAAGCAGGGATTTGCGATTCTTTCCGGGAACAAGCAGAGGACCTGCGTACAATGGATTTCAGTATAACAGCGAGGCCGGTGCACGTGCAGTTAAATTGAATCTTCCAGATGGCTCACAGTTCTCAACTTATTTCAATGGAGGAGCCGTTTTTGTTGATGCAgataaatttgataatgtCGAGATCTTGGCCACGTACGCAGAACACCCGGATGTGCCTTCTTCTGACTCAGGAAAAGGTCAAAGTGAAAACCCAGCTGCTGTAGTGCTATGTACGGTCGGAAGAGGAAAGGTTTTACTCACTGGACCACACCCTGAATTCAACGTCCGTTTTATGAGGAAATCCACAGATAagcattttcttgaaaccGTTGTGGAAAACCTGAAAGCACAGGAAATCATGAGGTTGAAATTTATGAGAACGGTTCTTACCAAAACTGGGTTGAATTGTAATAATGACTTCAATTATGTAAGAGCTCCAAATTTGACACCACTGTTTATGGCTAGTGCACCTAATAAGCGGAATTACTTgcaagaaatggaaaacaaCTTAGCTCATCATGGAATGCATGCAAATAATGTTGAACTCTGCTCAGAATTAAACGCCGAAACTGACTCTTTCCAATTTTATAGAGGCTATAGAGCCTCTTACGATGCAGCAAGTTCGTCCTTGCTTCATAAAGAGCCAGATGAGGTTCCTAAGACCGTAATATTTCCTGGCgtagatgaagatattcCACCATTTCAATATACGCCCAATTTTGACATGAAAGAATACTTCAAGTATCTGAATGTTCAAAACACCATAGGTTCTTTACTTCTATATGGTGAAGTTGTTACATCAACGAGTACCAtattgaataataataaatccTTATTAAGTTCGATCCCTGAAAGCACTTTACTTCACGTGGGTACTATTCAGGTTTCTGGGCGTGGGAGAGGTGGTAACACTTGGATTAATCCTAAAGGTGTTTGCGCATCAACGGCCGTCGTAACAATGCCGCTTCAATCGCCTGTGACTAATCGAAATATATCAGTTGTTTTTGTCCAGTATCTTTCTATGCTTGCTTACTGTAAGGCGATACTTTCGTACGCTCCTGGATTTTCAGATATTCCTGTTAGGATCAAATGGCCCAATGACCTTTATGCTTTGAGCCCCACCTACTATAAGCGTAAAAACTTGAAATTGGTTAACACCGGTTTTGAGCATACAAAGTTGCCCTTAGGTGATATCGAGCCCGCTTATCTTAAGATCTCTGGTTTATTAGTTAATACCCACTTCATAAACAATAAATATTGTTTGCTACTTGGCTGTGGTATAAATTTGACTAGTGATGGTCCTACAACTTCATTACAAACTTGGATTGATATCCTGAATGAAGAACGCCAACAATTACACCTTGATTTATTGCCAGCAATAAAGGCAGAAAAGCTGCAGGCACTCTATATGAATAACCTTGAGGTCATATTAAAACAGTTTATTAACTACGGAGCTGCGGAAATATTGCCAAGTTATTATGAGTTGTGGTTACATAGTAACCAAATAGTAACATTACCAGATCACGGAAATACGCAAGCCATGATTACTGGTATCACGGAAGACTACGGTTTACTGATTGCAAAAGAATTGGTAAGCGGTAGTTCCACTCAATTTACAGGAAACGTTTATAATTTACAGCCGGACGGTAACACTTTTGATATCTTCAAGAGCTTAATTGCTAAAAAGGTTCAGAGTTAAGAGTCTACCACTTGAAGCTTAGAAGTTGGACGGACGTAATTTAAATGCATTTACTAGCGCCGTTGGTTTTCCCAATGCTCTGCGGATATAAATTAGTTACTTGATTCCCTATCCCTACCATAATGctatgaaaaataatggtATATTTGGTATACGTTTTTATTATGatacaaaaataaactaGAAATATTATTTGAGAAACTATATATAATGTAATAACGTCAAATACGTAAGGATGATATACTATATCATCtggaattttcattttcattatgcTTTTGTTCGTCTTGCTTTGGAGAATATGCAGGAGATCCTGGGCTGTAGCCTGGAGATGTTGGGGAGTAAGAAGGTGAAGTAGGGCTATAGTTTGGAGAGGTGGGAGAGTAAGAAGGTGATGTTGGGGAATAGGATGGTGATGTTGGAGAGTATGAAGGCGATGTAGGACTATAACTTGGTGATGTTGGGGAATAGGCTGGAGACGTTGGGCTGTAACTTGGTGACGTTGGGCTGTAACTTGGTGACGTAGGAGAGTATGATGGAGATGTAGGAGAATAAGAAGGAGACGTAGGGCTGTAGCTTGGCGACGTGGGAGAGTAGGAAGGCGACGTTGGCGAATACGATGGTGACGTTGGAGAATACGATGGCGACGTTGGCGAATATGATGGTGACGTTGGCGAATATGATGGTGACGTTGGTGAATACGATGGTGATGTAGGTGAGTACGATGGTGATGTTGGCGAGTACGATGGTGATGTTGGTGAGTACGATGGTGATGTTGGTGAGTACGCTGGAGAGGTAGGAGAGTATGTTGGGG
This is a stretch of genomic DNA from Saccharomyces cerevisiae S288C chromosome IV, complete sequence. It encodes these proteins:
- the COP1 gene encoding coatomer subunit alpha (Alpha subunit of COPI vesicle coatomer complex; complex surrounds transport vesicles in the early secretory pathway); amino-acid sequence: MKMLTKFESKSTRAKGIAFHPSRPWVLVALFSSTIQLWDYRMGTLLHRFEDHEGPVRGLDFHPTQPIFVSAGDDYTIKVWSLDTNKCLYTLTGHLDYVRTVFFHRELPWIISASDDQTIRIWNWQNRKEIACLTGHNHFVMCAQFHPTDDLIVSASLDETIRIWDISGLRKRHSAPGTSSFEEQMSAQQNLLDGSLGDCVVKFILEGHTRGVNWASFHPTLPLIVSGSDDRQVKLWRMSATKAWEVDTCRGHTNNVDSVIFHPHQNLIISVGEDKTLRVWDLDKRTPVKQFKRENDRFWLIAAHPHINLFGAAHDSGIMVFKLDRERPCSFIHQNQLFFVNAEKQIQSFNFQKRVASLPYASLKGIGQPWDAFRSISYNPSQHSVLVNEANGKFALVILPKQPVGAVEPTSVTQDTGNFATFVGRNRFVVYNKNTESVEVRSLENKVTRNIKVEETVRTIVAAGPGSVLVIHPREVILYDVQQGKKVSQLAVKNVKYVSWSLDGQYVALMSKHTITLATKKLELINSMHETIRIKSAAWDETGVLIYSTLNHIRYSLLNGDRGIIKTLEKTLYITKVQGKLVYCLNREGEIEILTIDPTEYRFKKALVNKNFPEVLRLIKDSNLVGQNIISYLQKSGYPEIALQFVQDPHIRFDLALEYGNLDVALDEAKKLNDSSTWERLIQEALAQGNASLAEMIYQTQHSFDKLSFLYLVTGDVNKLSKMQNIAQTREDFGSMLLNTFYNNSTKERSSIFAEGGSLPLAYAVAKANGDEAAASAFLEQAEVDEQDVTLPDQMDASNFVQRPVISKPLEKWPLKEAELSYFEKAVLGQIDDLTIDDETPAVNTTQEQEEPLGEENFNDEDIGEDEGAWDLGDEDLDVGEELPEEVEQGEITSPAQEVETAIWIKNSKLPAVLVAAGAFDAAVQALSKQVGVVKLEPLKKYFTNIYEGCRTYIPSTPCELPAQLGYVRAYDDTVSEDQILPYVPGLDVVNEKMNEGYKNFKLNKPDIAIECFREAIYRITLLMVDDAEDEKLAHKILETAREYILGLSIELERRSLKEGNTVRMLELAAYFTKAKLSPIHRTNALQVAMSQHFKHKNFLQASYFAGEFLKIISSGPRAEQARKIKNKADSMASDAIPIDFDPYAKFDICAATYKPIYEDTPSVSDPLTGSKYVITEKDKIDRIAMISKIGAPASGLRIRV
- a CDS encoding uncharacterized protein (hypothetical protein; green fluorescent protein (GFP)-fusion protein localizes to the cytoplasm and nucleus; YDL144C is not an essential gene; protein abundance increases in response to DNA replication stress), with amino-acid sequence MSRILVIGAGGVGVITALSLWLKKESDVSLVVRSDYDRVLKHGYTIESCDYGRLEGWRPHHIYSSVEDAASAADNQGYNYIVVTTKNIIDGPVNSRVSNIIRPVLEKNKELHGPQLTTHILLVQNGIDIEKEIWAEFPREQYRYTVLSGIQLIGSTKIGSGHISQVGQDHLSCGAFDPQDAAAIQAANDFVRMYSNEGQNFVEFDPRVRYSRWKKLLYNAAINTSTALVGLDVPRCLEFGVNKKSTEIEVFHPAMREIIAIAASEGIIIEEEFITMFTEITRKKVFKPSMCVDCEKGQLMELEVILGNPIRIAKRNGVATPTLSILYNLLVLVQAKLKERKGLLKFDEKTATLVDE
- the CCT4 gene encoding chaperonin-containing T-complex subunit CCT4 (Subunit of the cytosolic chaperonin Cct ring complex; related to Tcp1p, required for the assembly of actin and tubulins in vivo); this encodes MSAKVPSNATFKNKEKPQEVRKANIIAARSVADAIRTSLGPKGMDKMIKTSRGEIIISNDGHTILKQMAILHPVARMLVEVSAAQDSEAGDGTTSVVILTGALLGAAERLLNKGIHPTIIADSFQSAAKRSVDILLEMCHKVSLSDREQLVRAASTSLSSKIVSQYSSFLAPLAVDSVLKISDENSKNVDLNDIRLVKKVGGTIDDTEMIDGVVLTQTAIKSAGGPTRKEKAKIGLIQFQISPPKPDTENNIIVNDYRQMDKILKEERAYLLNICKKIKKAKCNVLLIQKSILRDAVNDLALHFLSKLNIMVVKDIEREEIEFLSKGLGCKPIADIELFTEDRLGSADLVEEIDSDGSKIVRVTGIRNNNARPTVSVVIRGANNMIIDETERSLHDALCVIRCLVKERGLIAGGGAPEIEISRRLSKEARSMEGVQAFIWQEFASALEVIPTTLAENAGLNSIKVVTELRSKHENGELNDGISVRRSGTTNTYEEHILQPVLVSTSAITLASECVKSILRIDDIAFSR
- the CRD1 gene encoding cardiolipin synthase (Cardiolipin synthase; produces cardiolipin, which is a phospholipid of the mitochondrial inner membrane that is required for normal mitochondrial membrane potential and function and for correct integration of membrane-multispanning proteins into the mitochondrial outer membrane; required to maintain tubular mitochondrial morphology and functions in mitochondrial fusion; also required for normal vacuolar ion homeostasis); translation: MIQMVPIYSCSALLRRTIPKRPFYHVLSGLTVRFKVNPQLNYNLFRDLTRREYATNPSKTPHIKSKLLNIPNILTLSRIGCTPFIGLFIITNNLTPALGLFAFSSITDFMDGYIARKYGLKTIAGTILDPLADKLLMITTTLALSVPSGPQIIPVSIAAIILGRDVLLAISALFIRYSTLKLKYPGRVAWNSYWDIVRYPSAEVRPSQLSKWNTFFQMVYLGSGVLLLLYEKEEGCEKTEEDFEDRKQDFQKAFSYLGYVTATTTIMSGVSYALKRNAFKLLK
- the BPL1 gene encoding biotin--[acetyl-CoA-carboxylase] ligase BPL1 (Biotin:apoprotein ligase; covalently modifies proteins with the addition of biotin, required for acetyl-CoA carboxylase (Acc1p) holoenzyme formation; comparative analysis suggests that a mitochondrially targeted form may result from translation starting at a non-canonical codon upstream of the annotated start codon; human homolog HLCS can complement yeast BPL1 mutant) — its product is MNVLVYNGPGTTPGSVKHAVESLRDFLEPYYAVSTVNVKVLQTEPWMSKTSAVVFPGGADLPYVQACQPIISRLKHFVSKQGGVFIGFCAGGYFGTSRVEFAQGDPTMEVSGSRDLRFFPGTSRGPAYNGFQYNSEAGARAVKLNLPDGSQFSTYFNGGAVFVDADKFDNVEILATYAEHPDVPSSDSGKGQSENPAAVVLCTVGRGKVLLTGPHPEFNVRFMRKSTDKHFLETVVENLKAQEIMRLKFMRTVLTKTGLNCNNDFNYVRAPNLTPLFMASAPNKRNYLQEMENNLAHHGMHANNVELCSELNAETDSFQFYRGYRASYDAASSSLLHKEPDEVPKTVIFPGVDEDIPPFQYTPNFDMKEYFKYLNVQNTIGSLLLYGEVVTSTSTILNNNKSLLSSIPESTLLHVGTIQVSGRGRGGNTWINPKGVCASTAVVTMPLQSPVTNRNISVVFVQYLSMLAYCKAILSYAPGFSDIPVRIKWPNDLYALSPTYYKRKNLKLVNTGFEHTKLPLGDIEPAYLKISGLLVNTHFINNKYCLLLGCGINLTSDGPTTSLQTWIDILNEERQQLHLDLLPAIKAEKLQALYMNNLEVILKQFINYGAAEILPSYYELWLHSNQIVTLPDHGNTQAMITGITEDYGLLIAKELVSGSSTQFTGNVYNLQPDGNTFDIFKSLIAKKVQS